In Solanum pennellii chromosome 3, SPENNV200, a single window of DNA contains:
- the LOC107012940 gene encoding omega-hydroxypalmitate O-feruloyl transferase-like codes for MENGKHSVAIELIVKQGVPSLVSPAEETEKGQYYLSNLDQNIAVPVRTIYCFKSEEKGNENAAEVMKDALSKVLVHYFPLAGRLTISQEMKLIVDCSGEGAVFVEAEANCNIEDIGDNTKPDPVTLGKLVYDIPGAKNILEIPPLVAQVTKFKCGGFVLGLCMNHCMFDGIGAMEFVNSWGEIARGLPIKVPPFLDRSILKPRNPPKPEYTHNEFAEIEDISDSSKLYQEEMMYKAFCFDPEKLEQLKAKAKEDGNVTKCTSFEVLSAFVWKARTQALQMKPDQKTKLLFAVDGRSRFDPSIPQGYFGNGIVLTNALCTAAEIVENPLSVAVKLVQEAVKLVTDSYMKSAIDYFEATRARPSLTATLLITTWSRLSFHTTDFGWGEPIVSGPVALPEKEVSLFLSHGKERRSVNVLLGLPASAMKTFEELMEI; via the exons atggaGAATGGTAAACACAGTGTTGCAATTGAGCTTATTGTGAAGCAAGGAGTGCCAAGTTTGGTGTCACCAGCAGAGGAAACAGAGAAGGGGCAATATTACTTATCAAATCTTGATCAGAATATAGCCGTGCCGGTTCGAACAATTTACTGTTTTAAATCAGAAGAAAAAGGGAATGAGAATGCTGCTGAAGTGATGAAGGATGCTTTGTCAAAGGTTCTTGTTCATTATTTTCCGTTAGCAGGGAGATTGACAATTAGCCAGGAAATGAAACTTATTGTGGACTGTAGTGGAGAAGGTGCAGTGTTTGTTGAGGCAGAAGCAAATTGTAACATAGAAGATATTGGTGATAATACTAAGCCTGATCCTGTTACACTTGGCAAACTTGTTTATGATATCCCTGGTGCTAAAAATATACTAGAAATTCCTCCCCTGGTGGCTCAG GTGACAAAGTTCAAATGTGGGGGATTTGTGCTTGGTTTGTGTATGAACCATTGTATGTTTGATGGGATCGGAGCGATGGAGTTTGTGAATTCTTGGGGTGAAATTGCTAGAGGTTTACCTATCAAAGTCCCTCCATTCCTAGACAGGAGCATACTCAAGCCTAGAAATCCACCAAAGCCTGAGTATACTCATAACGAGTTCGCTGAAATTGAAGATATATCAGACTCTAGTAAACTATACCAAGAAGAAATGATGTATAAGGCCTTCTGTTTCGACCCTGAGAAGCTTGAACAACTAAAAGCAAAAGCAAAAGAAGATGGTAATGTTACCAAATGCACTTCATTTGAAGTCCTTTCAGCTTTCGTCTGGAAAGCGCGAACTCAGGCATTACAAATGAAGCCTGATCAAAAGACGAAACTTCTCTTTGCTGTTGATGGAAGATCAAGATTTGATCCCTCAATCCCACAAGGATATTTTGGAAACGGAATTGTTTTAACTAATGCACTCTGCACCGCAGCAGAGATAGTCGAAAATCCACTTTCTGTTGCTGTTAAGTTGGTTCAAGAAGCTGTTAAATTGGTTACAGACAGTTACATGAAATCTGCTATAGATTATTTTGAAGCAACAAGAGCTAGGCCTTCTTTAACTGCTACACTTCTTATTACTACTTGGTCTAGGCTTTCTTTCCACACGACGGATTTCGGATGGGGAGAGCCTATTGTATCAGGGCCAGTGGCTTTACCTGAGAAGGAAGTTTCTCTGTTTCTTTCTCATGGAAAAGAGAGGAGAAGTGTCAATGTGCTTCTTGGATTGCCAGCTTCAGCTATGAAGACATTTGAGGAACTTATGGAGATCTAA
- the LOC107014050 gene encoding auxin-responsive protein SAUR50-like yields MNIGEMFKKLEKYLPMKKVGRENLSKSKSWHGRSTSTIAPEGCFWVYVGPNKEKFVIKTKYANHPSFKKLLEDAEKEYGYSYCQGPILLPCDVDYFYLVLADMVNNKENDDSAVCGSCSPLFSPTRRLGNTQMAKGYGSYKSLTPPRSFKRLNSLNYP; encoded by the coding sequence ATGAATATTGGTGAAATGTTTAAGAAGTTGGAGAAATATCTACCAATGAAGAAAGTAGGTAGAGAAAATTTGTCCAAGAGCAAATCATGGCATGGGAGAAGCACAAGTACAATAGCTCCAGAAGGTTGTTTTTGGGTTTATGTTGGGCCAAATAAAGAGAAGTTTGTTATAAAAACAAAGTATGCAAACCATCCATCATTCAAGAAATTGCTTGAAGATGCTGAAAAAGAGTATGGTTATAGTTATTGCCAAGGCCCAATTTTGTTGCCTTGTGATGTTGATTACTTCTATCTAGTGTTGGCTGATATGGTCAATAACAAAGAGAATGATGATTCAGCAGTTTGTGGATCATGTAGTCCATTGTTTAGTCCTACTAGGCGTTTGGGTAATACCCAAATGGCTAAGGGTTATGGTTCTTATAAGAGTCTCACCCCACCAAGATCGTTCAAACGCCTCAACTCTTTGAATTATCCGTGA